In the genome of Streptomyces sp. ITFR-21, one region contains:
- a CDS encoding type II toxin-antitoxin system prevent-host-death family antitoxin: MTDTSTRTEHVERIADVRNSFADAVGRARYSGEVTVLTSRGKRAAAIVPMEFYESALTALGETAVAAPAKSKKD, translated from the coding sequence ATGACGGACACCAGCACCAGGACCGAGCACGTCGAGCGGATCGCGGACGTACGGAACTCGTTCGCCGACGCCGTAGGCCGCGCCCGCTACAGCGGCGAGGTGACCGTGCTCACCAGCCGGGGCAAGCGCGCGGCGGCCATCGTCCCCATGGAGTTCTACGAGAGCGCGCTTACCGCCCTCGGCGAGACAGCGGTGGCGGCGCCCGCGAAGTCGAAGAAGGACTGA
- a CDS encoding GIY-YIG nuclease family protein, which yields MIIEPMGELVGMDPVHRPARPFDPHEVWHKVVTAEERAIGWGGLYRFYDADRSLLYVGKTWDYLGRFTAHRHKSQWWYQARYVALSYYLRDCTGDVRLAEIATVSWARPAFNKNFTALSPKFAERLRPHVAPDPFEIES from the coding sequence ATGATCATCGAGCCCATGGGCGAACTGGTCGGGATGGACCCTGTCCACCGTCCGGCACGCCCCTTCGACCCTCACGAGGTCTGGCACAAGGTGGTGACCGCCGAGGAGCGGGCCATCGGCTGGGGCGGCCTCTACCGCTTCTACGACGCCGACCGTTCCCTGCTCTACGTCGGCAAGACCTGGGACTACCTGGGCCGCTTCACCGCGCACCGGCACAAGTCGCAGTGGTGGTACCAGGCCCGGTACGTCGCGCTGTCCTACTACCTGCGCGACTGCACCGGAGACGTACGCCTCGCGGAGATAGCGACGGTCTCGTGGGCCCGGCCCGCCTTCAACAAGAACTTCACGGCGCTGTCGCCGAAGTTCGCCGAGCGGCTACGGCCCCACGTCGCACCGGACCCGTTCGAGATCGAGTCCTGA
- a CDS encoding DUF6011 domain-containing protein, whose amino-acid sequence MATWPELDAIPEGYYAVLDPHAVGTMTYWRRVRTAKAETLRPWPAKAWHGPAVPRRADLPELREDRDLFVAAWQETYLAYLGDVAALIAARPEVAARCFSSLCIRCWSCGRPLLDKTSKTYGIGPDCRAGTDPVVLARYCTPAVGRAHAACLAAGRSA is encoded by the coding sequence ATGGCGACCTGGCCCGAGCTGGACGCGATCCCGGAGGGCTATTACGCCGTCCTGGACCCGCACGCGGTGGGCACCATGACGTACTGGCGGCGGGTGCGCACCGCGAAGGCGGAGACCCTGCGGCCGTGGCCGGCGAAGGCGTGGCACGGCCCGGCGGTCCCGCGCCGCGCCGACCTGCCCGAGCTGCGCGAGGACCGGGACCTGTTCGTCGCGGCCTGGCAGGAGACCTACCTCGCCTACCTCGGCGACGTCGCCGCCCTGATCGCCGCGCGGCCCGAGGTCGCGGCGCGGTGCTTCTCGTCCCTGTGCATCCGGTGCTGGAGCTGCGGCCGGCCGCTGCTCGACAAGACGAGCAAGACGTACGGCATCGGCCCGGACTGCCGGGCCGGGACGGACCCGGTGGTCCTCGCCCGGTACTGCACCCCGGCGGTCGGCCGGGCGCACGCGGCGTGCCTCGCGGCCGGGAGGTCGGCATGA
- a CDS encoding WhiB family transcriptional regulator: MSTAYAVGTGTTWRLEGTCRDIDPELWFPERSNSPEAKAAKATCKQCPVIEQCLREAVEQGIEFGVWGGTTYADRRRLGIRKRQGGARELKGCGTSAAYDRHVKKKEPIDDDCREANRLRQAEIRKRAKAKKAAALEAAGKADEAISGTGRRPSATAGTR, encoded by the coding sequence ATGAGCACCGCGTACGCCGTGGGCACCGGCACCACGTGGCGCCTTGAAGGGACGTGCCGCGACATAGACCCCGAGCTGTGGTTCCCCGAGCGCAGCAACAGCCCGGAGGCCAAGGCCGCGAAGGCCACGTGCAAGCAGTGCCCGGTGATCGAGCAGTGCCTTCGAGAGGCGGTCGAGCAGGGCATCGAGTTCGGGGTCTGGGGCGGCACCACGTACGCCGACCGGCGCCGCCTCGGGATCAGGAAGAGGCAGGGCGGCGCCCGCGAGCTCAAGGGCTGCGGCACGTCGGCCGCGTACGACCGGCACGTCAAGAAGAAGGAACCGATCGACGACGACTGCCGGGAGGCCAACCGGCTCCGGCAGGCCGAGATCCGCAAGCGCGCGAAGGCCAAGAAGGCCGCGGCCCTGGAAGCGGCCGGGAAGGCCGACGAGGCCATCTCCGGCACAGGTCGCCGCCCGAGCGCCACGGCGGGAACGCGGTGA
- a CDS encoding DUF6283 family protein, producing MTGQCVTGMMPHRRRPCAECPWRRDAEPGQFPAHRYEVLRDTSEQAAGQEPGFFAPLFACHKSPEGREEACAGWLAAVGHRHLGVRLAVAQRRLPPHVLTPGEGWPALFDTYAEMAAVQGGEDR from the coding sequence GTGACCGGCCAGTGCGTGACCGGCATGATGCCGCACCGCCGCCGCCCGTGCGCCGAGTGCCCGTGGCGTCGGGACGCCGAACCCGGTCAGTTCCCCGCGCACCGGTACGAGGTGCTGCGCGACACCAGCGAGCAGGCCGCCGGCCAGGAGCCCGGCTTCTTCGCGCCGCTGTTCGCCTGCCACAAGTCCCCGGAGGGCCGCGAGGAAGCGTGCGCCGGGTGGCTCGCCGCGGTCGGGCACCGGCACCTGGGCGTGCGCCTGGCCGTCGCCCAGCGACGTCTCCCGCCGCACGTCCTCACCCCGGGCGAGGGCTGGCCGGCCCTGTTCGACACGTACGCGGAGATGGCCGCCGTGCAGGGCGGGGAGGACCGGTGA
- a CDS encoding nuclease-related domain-containing protein, whose product MTLALVLAVAGAVFWYRHNRNGRRPGAGASGIARARKLRTPLVRLASLLGISTARGRLADRSDIGAAGEQATALLLDPLRTLGWTVLHDRALPTGRANVDHLVVSRSGVVFVVDSKQWDRRFRVRVVGGRLLHGNRDVTGRLRGLRHEADTVARVLDCAVVRVVAMHGAPVEGGELLVEGVRIVPASRVSAVLRSIGRRRAAAGTHQGDRATALFPPHGRR is encoded by the coding sequence ATGACCCTCGCGCTCGTCCTCGCCGTGGCCGGCGCCGTTTTCTGGTACCGCCACAACCGGAACGGGCGTCGGCCCGGTGCCGGCGCCTCCGGCATTGCCCGTGCCCGCAAGCTCCGCACCCCGCTCGTCCGGCTCGCCTCGCTGCTGGGCATCAGCACCGCGCGCGGACGTCTGGCCGACCGATCTGACATCGGCGCGGCAGGAGAACAGGCCACCGCCCTCCTCCTGGACCCGCTCCGCACCCTCGGCTGGACCGTCCTCCACGACCGCGCGCTGCCGACCGGCCGCGCCAACGTGGATCACCTGGTCGTCAGCCGCAGCGGCGTTGTGTTCGTCGTGGACAGCAAGCAGTGGGACCGGCGGTTCCGCGTGCGCGTCGTCGGCGGCCGACTCCTCCACGGCAACCGGGACGTGACGGGCCGTCTGCGCGGCCTGCGCCACGAGGCCGACACCGTCGCCCGCGTCCTGGACTGCGCCGTCGTGCGGGTCGTCGCCATGCACGGCGCCCCCGTCGAGGGCGGGGAGCTGCTGGTCGAGGGCGTGCGCATCGTCCCTGCCAGCCGCGTCTCCGCGGTGCTGCGCAGCATCGGCCGCCGCCGCGCCGCCGCCGGCACGCACCAGGGCGACCGCGCCACCGCCCTGTTCCCGCCGCACGGAAGGCGCTGA
- a CDS encoding protein phosphatase 2C domain-containing protein, giving the protein MRTFATAQATGLRSFQCDATAVRTAPSGARAFALLDGIGDRESVRDWTRTAARRLARAASRRADAEAGLRHIYADYAADPDRHDPEVARWMPSAAAVVAVHVPGEPLRVAWCGDARAYLLRRGIVRRLTEDHNARRVYPPNAQYPQGGNRNRITSYLGRVLTDEEAVAAYDHPAIETASVTLDGPCRLALLSDGAYEPHLEDGNDLYVELEHDPIRQVATEFVDLAVETSIRQSKAEDPAWPYADNATVLLADFG; this is encoded by the coding sequence ATGCGCACCTTCGCCACCGCCCAGGCCACCGGCCTCCGCTCTTTCCAGTGCGACGCCACGGCCGTCCGCACCGCGCCCAGCGGCGCCCGCGCCTTCGCCCTGCTCGACGGCATCGGCGACAGGGAATCCGTCCGCGACTGGACGCGCACCGCGGCCCGCCGCCTGGCCCGCGCCGCCTCGCGCCGGGCCGACGCGGAGGCCGGCCTGCGCCACATCTACGCCGACTACGCGGCCGACCCCGACCGGCACGACCCGGAGGTGGCCCGGTGGATGCCCTCGGCCGCCGCGGTCGTCGCCGTCCACGTGCCAGGTGAGCCGCTGCGGGTCGCCTGGTGCGGGGATGCCCGCGCGTACCTCCTCCGCCGGGGCATCGTCAGGCGGCTGACCGAGGACCACAACGCGCGCCGGGTCTACCCGCCCAACGCGCAGTACCCGCAGGGCGGCAACCGCAACAGGATCACCTCCTACCTCGGCCGCGTACTCACCGACGAGGAGGCGGTGGCGGCGTACGACCACCCGGCGATCGAGACCGCGAGCGTCACGCTGGACGGTCCTTGCCGCCTCGCCCTGCTCTCCGACGGCGCGTACGAGCCGCACCTGGAGGACGGGAACGACCTGTACGTCGAGCTGGAGCACGACCCGATCCGCCAGGTCGCCACCGAGTTCGTGGACCTCGCGGTCGAGACGTCGATCCGGCAGTCGAAGGCCGAGGACCCCGCGTGGCCCTACGCCGACAACGCGACCGTCCTGCTGGCCGACTTCGGCTGA
- a CDS encoding ParB/RepB/Spo0J family partition protein codes for MALIDITHTRAQGTILTGSRKGDGIFEIVRNHGFWFSRNVDGLYIKRSQDQEAQMWRINGAAEDLRAAGHEVTIEIKEEVRRSFADAEAAREERAEERVERFGDRAGRAVASADARRGRADEISRRFEFGQPILVGHHSEGRARRDQERIHTNMRKSFEERDRGRYWADRAAASENYAEHRNNPHLTLRRLERLRADLRKLERHHAEAVEKGWNSVDRHARTILDLTEEITHWEGIVEKAKAEGVKVWEPDDFAPGDFVLYLNSWYQVARVNPKTLSVAWNLRLAPKQVMSLEDATFDGGRVGTHSADYTKVQARCPEAAMTAFLADGKVPGTKSAHTASEEQPASAVREAKAAKPKPKKSASDAKVAKRIHVICPIGGTEATLTWLNGNSRPHKDFESVTLTVEEEFGRAVWSKPLQAEITRVLDERGYVLGKDDWTVSRERGGFLRAVEPKAQEPAVVVDEQPAPEPPAEEVPIEEEPPAADPAPEREPEAAKVWGRSDFKKGDYVQAGGRWHQVLRSNPRSVSVPGPDPYLVQWDMVTGRRSAAEMAEALAAETGDDQAPVDVPPAEVEAQPEGAEKNPSDLRLSSSNPVPQGSPEVSHSVHPLSPTPHSERPETMTDTATTASTEVTETAPAKKATRTKAVAKKAPAAKKVIEPTKVSKRQEVLAETVADTKAKAPTQKTIPIDRIDRDPNQPRELFDQAKLEELAGSMRELGQLQPISVRYDTGTRRYTIIMGERRWRAAKMAGLTEMTALVLHGAVGGSRELLAKQVAENVGRADMTPMEEAKSFKDLETAGYEIEEIGRMCGKSPAYVGWRIDLLKLCDSAQDAMSKGLLGVNLAWYAAQLSERNQIRFLSRYTQGGFANDRDAEAFVKACRTEEERRESQGSFFVLSEETPAKKGDVQESILGDHDVPEEERERIISERAKLTKKIERLSAAGEILAELATADPEELALLLAGGAGGVDVHSKRIGHLRKLAGQVIGNLTKAQAIASVRAGGIEINPAAVAETDAA; via the coding sequence ATGGCGCTCATCGACATCACCCACACCCGCGCGCAGGGCACGATCCTCACCGGCTCGCGCAAGGGAGACGGCATCTTCGAGATCGTGAGAAATCACGGCTTCTGGTTCTCGCGGAACGTCGACGGCCTCTACATCAAGCGATCGCAGGACCAGGAAGCGCAGATGTGGCGGATCAACGGCGCGGCCGAGGACCTGCGCGCGGCTGGCCACGAAGTGACGATCGAGATCAAGGAGGAGGTGCGGCGGTCCTTCGCGGACGCCGAAGCCGCCCGCGAGGAACGCGCCGAGGAGCGGGTCGAGCGGTTCGGCGACCGCGCGGGCCGGGCCGTCGCCTCAGCTGACGCCCGGCGCGGCCGGGCGGACGAGATCTCGCGGCGGTTCGAGTTCGGCCAGCCGATCCTCGTCGGGCACCACAGCGAAGGCCGCGCCCGCCGTGACCAGGAGCGGATCCACACCAACATGCGGAAGTCGTTCGAGGAGCGCGACCGCGGGAGGTACTGGGCGGACCGGGCCGCGGCCTCCGAGAACTACGCGGAGCACCGCAACAACCCGCACCTCACCCTGCGGCGCCTGGAACGGCTGCGCGCCGACCTGCGGAAGCTGGAGCGCCACCACGCGGAAGCAGTGGAGAAGGGCTGGAACTCCGTCGACCGGCACGCGCGGACCATCCTGGACCTGACCGAGGAGATCACCCACTGGGAGGGGATCGTCGAGAAGGCCAAGGCCGAAGGCGTGAAGGTGTGGGAGCCGGACGACTTCGCGCCCGGTGACTTCGTGCTCTACCTCAACTCCTGGTATCAGGTGGCCCGGGTCAACCCGAAGACGCTGAGCGTCGCGTGGAACCTGCGGCTGGCCCCGAAGCAGGTGATGAGCCTGGAGGACGCCACTTTCGACGGCGGTCGGGTCGGGACGCACAGCGCGGACTACACCAAGGTGCAGGCCCGTTGCCCCGAGGCGGCGATGACCGCGTTCCTCGCGGACGGGAAGGTGCCCGGTACCAAGTCGGCTCACACGGCCTCGGAGGAACAGCCGGCCAGCGCGGTGCGCGAGGCCAAGGCCGCGAAGCCGAAGCCGAAGAAGTCGGCCAGCGACGCGAAGGTGGCAAAGCGGATCCACGTCATCTGCCCGATCGGCGGCACCGAGGCGACGCTGACGTGGCTGAACGGCAACAGCCGACCCCACAAGGACTTCGAGTCCGTGACGCTCACGGTGGAGGAGGAGTTCGGCCGGGCGGTGTGGTCGAAGCCGCTCCAGGCCGAGATCACGCGCGTGCTGGACGAGCGCGGCTACGTGCTCGGCAAGGACGACTGGACGGTGTCCCGGGAGCGCGGCGGCTTCCTGCGGGCCGTCGAGCCGAAGGCGCAAGAGCCCGCAGTGGTGGTCGACGAGCAGCCGGCGCCGGAGCCCCCGGCGGAGGAGGTGCCCATCGAGGAGGAGCCCCCCGCGGCCGACCCGGCACCGGAGCGGGAGCCCGAGGCCGCGAAGGTCTGGGGCCGGTCCGACTTCAAGAAGGGCGACTACGTACAGGCCGGAGGCCGTTGGCACCAGGTGCTCCGGTCGAACCCGAGGAGCGTGTCCGTGCCCGGACCGGACCCCTACCTCGTCCAGTGGGACATGGTGACCGGCCGCAGGAGCGCGGCCGAGATGGCGGAGGCCCTGGCTGCGGAGACCGGCGACGACCAAGCGCCGGTCGACGTGCCCCCGGCGGAGGTCGAGGCGCAGCCGGAGGGGGCCGAAAAAAACCCCTCTGACCTGCGACTTTCTTCGTCCAACCCGGTACCCCAGGGGTCTCCCGAAGTTAGTCATAGTGTCCACCCACTAAGCCCCACACCGCACAGCGAGAGGCCGGAGACCATGACCGACACCGCCACCACCGCCAGCACCGAGGTCACCGAGACGGCCCCCGCGAAGAAGGCCACCCGCACCAAGGCCGTCGCGAAGAAGGCCCCGGCCGCGAAGAAGGTGATCGAGCCCACCAAGGTCAGCAAGCGCCAGGAAGTCCTCGCCGAGACCGTTGCCGACACCAAGGCCAAGGCGCCGACGCAGAAGACGATCCCGATCGACCGGATCGACCGCGACCCGAACCAGCCGCGCGAGCTGTTCGACCAGGCGAAGCTGGAGGAACTGGCGGGCTCGATGCGCGAGCTGGGCCAGCTCCAGCCGATCAGCGTCCGGTACGACACGGGCACCCGGCGGTACACGATCATCATGGGCGAGCGCCGGTGGCGCGCGGCGAAGATGGCCGGCCTCACCGAGATGACCGCGCTCGTCCTGCACGGCGCGGTCGGCGGCTCCCGCGAACTCCTCGCCAAACAGGTCGCCGAGAACGTCGGCCGCGCGGACATGACGCCCATGGAAGAGGCGAAGTCTTTCAAGGACCTGGAGACCGCCGGGTACGAGATCGAGGAGATCGGCCGGATGTGCGGCAAGTCCCCGGCGTACGTCGGGTGGCGCATTGACCTCCTCAAGCTGTGCGACTCGGCGCAGGACGCCATGTCCAAGGGCCTGCTCGGCGTCAACCTCGCCTGGTACGCGGCGCAGCTCAGCGAGCGGAACCAGATCCGGTTCCTCAGCCGGTACACCCAGGGCGGATTCGCCAACGACCGGGACGCCGAGGCGTTCGTCAAGGCGTGCCGCACCGAGGAGGAGCGCCGCGAGTCCCAGGGCTCGTTCTTCGTCCTCAGCGAGGAGACCCCGGCAAAGAAGGGCGACGTCCAGGAGTCGATCCTCGGCGACCACGACGTCCCCGAGGAGGAGCGCGAGCGGATCATCTCCGAGCGGGCGAAGCTGACGAAGAAGATCGAGCGCCTGTCGGCAGCGGGCGAGATCCTGGCCGAGCTGGCCACCGCGGACCCGGAGGAGCTGGCCCTCCTCCTGGCTGGAGGCGCCGGAGGCGTCGACGTCCACAGCAAGCGCATCGGCCACCTGCGGAAGCTGGCCGGGCAGGTCATCGGCAACCTGACCAAGGCGCAGGCGATCGCCTCGGTGCGAGCCGGTGGGATCGAGATCAACCCGGCCGCCGTCGCCGAGACCGACGCCGCCTGA
- a CDS encoding methyltransferase, producing MRFPTDVLAVLTDPRTVISGDLVRVPFELDRVVYEQLNTVLKEMGGRWDGRKAVRAHVFPHRIEEDFRQFLTAGEYPTRYEQGWFPTPHQLVMQVCDLAGICAGMTVLEPSAGAGALTAELARRGGVVDSVELDANRAALLRKQGDSRRVIAGDFLSLDPLDYAEGFDRIVMNPPFTGGLDHIRHAIGFMKDDGILVSVMSAGLMWWSDKASAEFRAAVEEVGGEIEPLPEGSFAAVGTDARTCLVYVPGYAGGPLRTHDWLQRQPKQLDLFDMVA from the coding sequence ATGCGCTTCCCGACCGACGTCCTCGCCGTCCTGACCGACCCCCGCACCGTCATCTCCGGCGACCTGGTGCGCGTCCCCTTCGAGCTCGACCGCGTGGTCTACGAGCAGTTGAACACCGTCCTCAAGGAGATGGGCGGCCGGTGGGACGGCCGCAAGGCGGTCCGCGCGCACGTCTTCCCGCACCGGATCGAGGAGGACTTCCGCCAGTTTCTGACGGCCGGCGAGTACCCCACCCGGTACGAGCAGGGCTGGTTCCCGACGCCCCACCAGCTCGTCATGCAGGTCTGCGATCTGGCCGGGATCTGCGCCGGGATGACCGTCCTGGAGCCCTCGGCCGGGGCGGGCGCACTGACCGCCGAACTCGCCCGGCGCGGGGGCGTGGTCGACAGCGTCGAACTCGACGCGAACCGCGCGGCCCTGCTGCGCAAGCAGGGCGACTCGCGGAGGGTCATCGCCGGCGACTTCTTGAGCCTCGACCCGCTCGACTACGCCGAAGGCTTCGACCGGATCGTGATGAACCCGCCGTTCACCGGCGGCCTGGACCACATCAGGCACGCGATCGGGTTCATGAAGGACGACGGCATCCTCGTCTCCGTCATGTCCGCCGGGCTGATGTGGTGGAGCGACAAGGCCAGCGCCGAGTTCCGCGCCGCGGTCGAAGAGGTCGGCGGCGAGATCGAGCCCCTGCCCGAGGGCAGCTTCGCCGCGGTCGGGACGGACGCCCGGACCTGCCTCGTCTACGTCCCCGGATACGCGGGCGGCCCGCTCCGCACCCACGACTGGCTCCAGCGGCAGCCGAAGCAGCTCGACCTCTTCGACATGGTCGCTTAG
- a CDS encoding DNA cytosine methyltransferase codes for MAFFAPASPGWSTGSASAYKHDGSELTVMSWFCGAGGDTQGADAVPNVRVTRAANHWDVALATHAWNNPRCEVWKGDIRRAPVEKWPVCDIFWASPECPKWSAARGVKRDFDKTLQGQIDFDEPEFKSDKERRAAEERSRALMEEVPMYLRGVIARGGLVLAGVVENVTDCRDWDDWDRWMAEFDKMGYETKVCAINSMHVDPRSLDHIPQSRDRLYVAYWHRSLGRTPQWDKWVLRPEAYCFDCDEKVEAVQVFRKAGKDMGRYRQSYDYRCPRKTCRAVVEPMALPAAAAIDWSLPGTPIGDRQKTDDCPEGLAPATIARTRAGFAQYWGWGAPAADDSQDSLFGGFGDAAPTAPGPLLVPTGGTWRDKAVTLDRPMSTRTTVETDGIVVPPILVPCEGRDGKKPMSVDDPLRTQTARLETALAYLPPFVIPMRGGGDKEKARHISAPLHTVSAGGNHHGLVTAPDHLLVPYYGNGRARELSEPIGALPTRDRYALVKAAADFNIDDVLFRMLQPHEIARAMAFRTGYKIMGSKRHQVRQLGNAVTPGVAENLYCALYEAITGEELSRFAEGRGPLSMTLAA; via the coding sequence ATGGCCTTCTTCGCTCCCGCTTCACCCGGCTGGTCAACCGGGTCGGCGTCCGCCTACAAGCACGACGGCTCCGAGCTGACCGTCATGAGCTGGTTCTGCGGAGCCGGCGGCGACACGCAGGGCGCGGACGCGGTGCCCAACGTGCGCGTCACCCGGGCCGCGAACCACTGGGACGTGGCCCTGGCCACGCACGCCTGGAACAACCCGCGCTGCGAGGTCTGGAAGGGCGACATCCGCCGGGCCCCCGTCGAGAAGTGGCCGGTGTGCGACATCTTCTGGGCCTCGCCCGAGTGCCCGAAGTGGTCGGCGGCCCGGGGCGTGAAGCGCGACTTCGACAAGACGCTCCAGGGCCAGATCGACTTCGACGAGCCCGAGTTCAAGAGCGACAAGGAGCGCCGGGCGGCCGAGGAGCGCTCGCGCGCCCTGATGGAAGAAGTCCCGATGTACCTGCGCGGCGTGATCGCCAGGGGTGGTCTCGTCCTCGCCGGAGTCGTGGAGAACGTCACGGACTGCCGCGACTGGGACGACTGGGACCGGTGGATGGCCGAGTTCGACAAGATGGGCTACGAGACCAAGGTCTGCGCGATCAACTCGATGCACGTCGACCCGCGCAGCCTCGACCACATCCCGCAGAGCCGCGACCGTCTGTACGTCGCGTACTGGCACAGGAGCCTGGGCCGCACCCCGCAGTGGGACAAGTGGGTGCTGCGCCCCGAGGCGTACTGCTTCGACTGCGACGAGAAGGTGGAGGCCGTCCAGGTCTTCCGCAAGGCCGGTAAGGACATGGGCCGGTATCGCCAGAGCTACGACTACCGGTGCCCGCGCAAGACCTGCCGCGCGGTCGTGGAGCCCATGGCGCTCCCCGCGGCTGCCGCGATCGACTGGTCGCTGCCCGGCACGCCGATCGGCGACCGCCAGAAGACCGACGACTGCCCCGAGGGCCTGGCCCCGGCGACGATCGCCCGCACCCGGGCCGGGTTCGCGCAGTACTGGGGATGGGGCGCCCCGGCTGCCGACGACAGCCAGGACTCGCTGTTCGGCGGGTTCGGCGACGCCGCACCGACCGCCCCCGGCCCGCTCCTCGTCCCGACCGGCGGCACGTGGCGGGACAAGGCCGTCACGCTCGACCGGCCGATGTCGACCCGTACGACCGTCGAGACCGACGGCATCGTGGTCCCGCCCATCCTCGTGCCCTGCGAGGGCCGCGACGGCAAGAAGCCGATGAGCGTGGACGACCCGCTGCGCACCCAGACGGCCCGCCTGGAGACCGCGCTCGCCTACCTCCCGCCGTTCGTGATCCCGATGCGCGGCGGCGGCGACAAGGAGAAGGCCCGGCACATCAGTGCCCCGCTCCACACGGTCTCGGCCGGCGGCAACCACCACGGCCTGGTGACCGCGCCGGATCACCTGCTCGTGCCGTACTACGGCAACGGCCGCGCCCGGGAGTTGAGCGAGCCGATCGGGGCCCTGCCGACGCGCGACCGGTACGCGCTGGTCAAGGCGGCGGCCGACTTCAACATTGACGACGTGCTGTTCCGGATGCTCCAGCCGCACGAGATCGCGCGGGCGATGGCCTTCCGGACGGGCTACAAGATCATGGGCTCGAAGCGGCACCAGGTCCGCCAGCTCGGCAACGCCGTCACCCCGGGCGTCGCGGAGAACCTGTACTGCGCGCTGTACGAGGCGATCACCGGTGAGGAGCTGTCCCGGTTCGCCGAAGGGCGCGGCCCACTCTCGATGACCCTGGCGGCCTGA
- a CDS encoding magnesium chelatase domain-containing protein — protein sequence MSTNTTTETREFIIVGQDRGTSYCLWDVAPAPTDDTKRAIALEEIGIDAFDAFGSVHTEHATSARAAVDQLVNDLREQSGIGSYGLADDSQLDNYKGELAPAAGEPEPFGRAHTLSATRDSGYRIQASATPGLPHFNVDGLPVRSPNETRDRVRAGIINSGLDWPAANVLVRLTPLTKDGSSVGTSGLDLAIACSVLAAAGHIPADCLAGAALVGELGLDGSLRVPYDLTNVVRTAASGGSTTVIVPTRAVDDAATAGVRVIGAASLDEALAVLTGHWHHPEGCAHCVTDGDADPHQPCTPTPGGLCPACEANAPF from the coding sequence GTGAGCACCAACACCACCACCGAGACCCGCGAGTTCATCATCGTCGGCCAGGACCGCGGCACGAGCTACTGCCTGTGGGACGTCGCCCCCGCCCCGACCGACGACACGAAGCGAGCCATCGCGCTCGAAGAGATCGGGATTGACGCGTTCGACGCGTTCGGCTCGGTCCACACCGAGCACGCCACCAGCGCCCGCGCGGCCGTCGACCAGCTCGTGAACGACCTGCGCGAGCAGTCCGGGATCGGCTCGTACGGCCTAGCCGACGACAGCCAGCTCGACAACTACAAGGGCGAGCTCGCCCCGGCCGCCGGCGAGCCCGAGCCGTTCGGCCGCGCGCACACCCTGTCCGCGACCCGGGACAGCGGCTACCGCATCCAGGCGAGCGCGACGCCCGGCCTGCCGCACTTCAACGTGGACGGCCTGCCCGTGCGCTCCCCGAACGAGACGAGGGATCGCGTACGCGCCGGGATCATCAACAGCGGCCTCGACTGGCCCGCCGCGAACGTCCTGGTCCGCCTCACCCCGCTCACCAAGGACGGCAGCAGCGTCGGCACCAGCGGCCTTGACCTGGCCATCGCCTGCTCGGTCCTCGCGGCGGCCGGCCACATCCCCGCCGACTGCCTGGCCGGTGCCGCTCTCGTCGGCGAACTCGGCCTCGACGGCTCCCTGCGCGTCCCGTACGACCTGACCAACGTGGTCCGCACCGCGGCCTCCGGCGGCAGCACCACGGTCATCGTCCCGACCCGGGCCGTGGACGACGCGGCCACCGCCGGGGTCCGCGTGATCGGAGCCGCCTCCCTGGACGAGGCGCTGGCCGTGCTCACCGGCCACTGGCACCACCCGGAGGGCTGCGCCCACTGCGTCACCGACGGGGACGCCGACCCGCACCAGCCGTGCACCCCGACTCCCGGCGGCCTGTGCCCGGCCTGCGAGGCCAACGCCCCGTTCTGA